The Pochonia chlamydosporia 170 chromosome 1, whole genome shotgun sequence genome window below encodes:
- a CDS encoding hydantoinase (similar to Coccidioides immitis RS XP_001238997.1), which produces MTVISAKRLYRIGVDVGGTNTDAIVACRRELANGLASTQPSSDDIEILSSFKCQTTPDVTTGIQNAIQRVIADANVPTDNVISVNVGTTHFINAVVQADRNNLSRVAVLRLCGPFGREVPPFADFPSSLRQVLDGYTAYLDGGLEIDGRTIRQVNEDEVITHAEEIRKRAISTVVVVGVFSPLDTADEPQEEKVRRILQREIPGIDVVCSRDIGRVGFVERENAAILNGSILKFARKTIRNFQLAIAELGLRCPLYVTQNDGTILEAAAAARTPIKTFSSGATNSLTGAIFVAGIHRQDSPFDLQSSQIIMADIGGTTSDFAALSPSGFPRQASATAKIGGVRTAFSMPEVVSIGLGGGSLVESDEEGRISVGPISVGHRLQDEARCFGGSTLTATDVATAVGIHEDGLPSWNPDVAPEVVRGASKRITAMLEKSIDTMKTSDADVILLLVGGGSIIQTEQLRNVKKCIRPPFYKVANAVGAAIAKVSGEVDRIIIPNGRSHDEIVKELKAEAVSLAYRNGAVEGSVKVMELDLIPLQYVTNNAVRAVVKATGEMQWALCKESLNNGPVRLANGDSDTVKCPHIHKELKHYASDEPILSRDLENYTPEVNKATGEWFVSDIDLEFIAEGCGILGTGGGGSVYSALIHSHEMLRSLPEKRMRIIDASSLSPDSKVAMIACVGAPSVSNERLMGDDELSEATHTLSRFLGIDGCDAVMAAEIGGSNGMRPLASAAIMDLPIVDADTMGRAFPKVDMALPYVYGQASPTPAVLSDARGNVQIIASVEDSHRLESIARTVSVELGLYVAMSMAPLPKNTIEQYCCLGGLSTAWFIGRAIFMARKRKEDVVPALLDVVPGAKLLYTGKVIDVRREIKGGWTIGTATLEPFNDEDEDHEVQSSDTRPLVLSYQNEFFSAQLRDPSGREEPEMLCITPDLITVIDLHTGTALATHELRYSLRVGVIAMPAHPLWMTKAGLKAAGPKAFGLYNEYQSYGETWREPPSVFTMYGK; this is translated from the exons ATGACTGTTATTTCGGCAAAGAGACTGTACAGaattggtgttgatgttg GTGGCACCAACACCGACGCCATTGTGGCTTGTCGCCGAGAATTGGCCAACGGCCTAGCCTCAACTCAGCCAAGTTCCGACGACATTGAGATCCTATCAAGCTTCAAGTGTCAGACAACACCAGATGTGACGACTGGAATCCAAAACGCTATCCAGCGTGTCATCGCCGATGCAAATGTTCCCACTGACAATGTCATTTCGGTAAACGTTGGAACAACGCATTTCATCAACGCCGTCGTGCAGGCGGATAGGAACAACTTGAGTCGCGTAGCTGTGTTGCGCCTATGCGGACCATTTGGTAGAGAGGTTCCGCCATTTGCTGATTTTCCATCCTCTTTGCGGCAAGTGCTGGATGGGTACACGGCGTATCTTGACGGTGGCCTAGAAA TTGACGGACGAACAATCAGACAAGTCAACGAAGATGAGGTCATAACTCATGCTGAAGAAATTCGGAAGCGAGCTATTTCCACCGTAGTAGTTGTCGGTGTCTTCTCTCCTCTTGATACTGCCGACGAACCACAGGAAGAGAAAGTCAGACGCATTTTACAGCGGGAAATTCCGGGCATTGACGTTGTTTGTTCTCGCGACATTGGCAGAGTCGGATTCGTGGAGAGAGAAAATGCTGCCATCTTGAATGGAAGTATCTTGAAATTTGCCCGTAAGACTATCCGTAATTTTCAATTGGCCATTGCAGAACTCGGTCTGCGTTGCCCGCTGTACGTAACTCAAAACGATGGAACGATTCTAGAAGCCGCTGCTGCAGCGCGGACACCGATCAAGACTTTCTCCTCTGGTGCTACG AACTCGTTGACCGGTGCTATCTTTGTCGCCGGAATTCATCGCCAGGACTCCCCGTTCGATCTCCAGTCATCCCaaatcatcatggctgaTATCGGAGGAACAACGTCTGATTTCGCCGCCCTTTCACCATCTGGATTTCCTCGACAGGCCTCAGCCACTGCGAAAATTGGCGGCGTTCGCACAGCTTTCAGCATGCCGGAAGTCGTGAGCATTGGCCTCGGAGGGGGTTCTCTCGTTGAATCTGACGAAGAGGGCCGCATCTCAGTCGGCCCAATTTCGGTTGGCCATCGGTTGCAAGACGAGGCTCGCTGCTTCGGTGgttcaacattgacggcTACAGATGTTGCTACAGCCGTGGGAATTCACGAAGATGGCCTACCTTCCTGGAACCCAGATGTAGCCCCTGAAGTAGTTCGAGGAGCGTCCAAGCGAATCACAGCAATGCTAGAAAAGTCAATTGATACCATGAAGACGTCGGATGCTGATGTCATTCTCCTTCTCGTTGGCGGAGGGTCCATTATCCAGACTGAGCAACTCAGGAATGTTAAGAAGTGCATTAGACCTCCATTCTACAAGGTGGCAAATGCTGTTGGTGCAGCAATCGCAAAG GTTTCCGGTGAGGTCGACAGGATTATCATACCGAACGGCAGATCCCACGATGAAATAGTAAAGGAATTAAAGGCTGAGGCTGTGAGCCTAGCCTACCGTAATGGTGCTGTGGAAGGATCAGTCAAAGTAATGGAGCTAGACTTGATTCCCCTGCAGTACGTCACGAATAACGCCGTCCGGGCGGTTGTCAAGGCC ACTGGGGAGATGCAGTGGGCGTTATGCAAGGAATCACTTAATAACGGTCCGGTTAGGCTCGCGAACGGCGACTCTGATACGGTGAAGTGCCCACATATTCACAAAGAGCTCAAACACTACGCATCAGACGAGCCAATTTTGAGCCGAGACTTGGAAAACTACACCCCGGAAGTCAATAAGGCAACTGGAGAATGGTTTGTGTCTGATATTGACCTCGAGTTCATAGCCGAGGGCTGTGGCATTCTGGGCaccggcggcggcggatCCGTCTACTCTGCTCTAATACACTCGCATGAAATGCTTCGTTCGCTTCCAGAGAAGCGAATGCGCATCATCGACGCTTCCTCTCTCTCCCCGGATAGCAAGGTCGCCATGATTGCCTGCGTCGGTGCTCCGTCAGTCTCAAATGAACGGCTCATGGGAGACGACGAGCTAAGTGAGGCGACTCATACTCTGTCACGGTTCCTCGGCATCGATGGCTGTGACGCCGTCATGGCTGCGGAAATCGGAGGATCCAATGGCATGCGGCCACTTGCCTCTgccgccatcatggatcTACCCATCGTCGATGCAGACACCATGGGCAGGGCGTTCCCCAAAGTCGACATGGCGCTCCCGTATGTGTACGGCCAAGCAAGCCCAACTCCGGCCGTCTTATCCGATGCGCGAGGAAATGTGCAAATCATTGCAAGTGTAGAGGACAGCCACAGACTCGAATCGATCGCCCGAACGGTCTCTGTGGAACTCGGACTATATGTCGCCATGTCGATGGCGCCGCTGCCAAAGAACACGATCGAGCAGTATTGCTGCCTCGGGGGGCTATCTACGGCGTGGTTCATTGGCAGGGCAATTTTCATGGCTCGAAAGCGAAAGGAGGATGTGGTTCCTGCATTG CTCGATGTTGTTCCAGGTGCAAAGCTGTTGTACACAGGCAAGGTGATTGATGTTCGGAGAGAGATCAAAGGGGGCTGGACCATCGGAACTGCCACGTTGGAGCCGTTCaacgatgaagacgaggaccaCGAGGTTCAGTCTTCTGATACGAGACCACTTGTGCTCAGTTACCAG AATGAGTTTTTCAGTGCGCAACTACGGGACCCGTCTGGGCGGGAGGAACCAGAGATGCTATGCATAACGCCGGATCTCATCACCGTCATTGACCTGCATACCGGCACGGCCTTGGCCACGCACGAACTGCGGTATAGCCTCCGCGTCGGTGTGATTGCCATGCCGGCGCATCCGTTGTGGATGACAAAGGCCGGCCTCAAGGCGGCCGGTCCAAAAGCGTTCGG GCTGTATAATGAGTATCAGTCATATGGCGAGACTTGGAGAGAACCGCCTTCAGTGTTTACCATGTATGGAAAGTGA
- a CDS encoding transcription factor (similar to Coccidioides immitis RS XP_001249055.2) translates to MPSKRPSGPRQQGQPPQRQRRTLSCLPCRIYKLRCDRSVPCRTCSRYGREDRCRQNPPPANVLTRQASHQNTDVPVRPDIRLTPSESPISHQFSDTLVTEAADITGSTPVLPPLNHPQANRLEVANVPESDSHNHGHVPETPSSLAVSSAPSWQTSARETVASAVAMRSQNLPNHTLLDEPAAYWKRYLVDILPSQNQCDMFVAYFFENINWTYQAIHAPSFRAEYAAFWTTPVDDIDLIWLSLLYMILCLGAFFIPSQVAEVGAFEAADLTLLHRRWYSASRQALHYGGHDARPTVTQLQVFLISQTYWYSTKTIESLNSHMAQAVRNAQALGLDEPSPPSMNPLQREMRHRIWWDIVSSDTFQSVCLGRPPLLQAHLSSVPFPSNCRDEDITASHVHVRPLQEPTEMSIHHVRAVIFKILNKLYINNGANLSSYEFVAGIDSEISAVMDTLPWYLREDPTVVSQRLSTRLATLVNWMRHILHNCICVQRIRMYRPFLNPRVGDAWQRCMEASESALSVYKCVRNQDVTRFKRSQKMYIHAYQTFSAAVSLSVFLLVEMPPNVQSIKADIEMVIEDLHFHSSSAGDLRRIPLISDGWNVIRRILALYDIRRNHMQKPRDTGALGSSKEPDDAPTALVPAISSVFGGESSAYRYLERCAIDYIVTGSAENSAGRTGSATNLGTSLGLDGLGDLAPLSQWGDAWWPDIDLILAINTDVM, encoded by the exons ATGCCTTCAAAACGACCATCTGGACCGCGGCAACAAGGTCAACCTCCGCAGCGACAGCGCAGAACCCTCAGCTGTCTCCCATGCAGGATTTACAAACTCCGGTGCGACCGCTCGGTTCCCTGCCGAACATGTTCACGTTACGGCCGTGAGGACCGTTGCCGCCAGAACCCTCCCCCAGCCAACGTATTGACGAGGCAAGCCAGTCATCAGAATACCGACGTTCCTGTTAGACCAGATATACGCCTAACTCCCTCGGAATCTCCCATCTCACATCAATTTTCCGACACCCTGGTGACAGAAGCCGCAGATATCACGGGCTCTACACCTGTTCTACCGCCTTTGAATCATCCACAAGCAAACAGATTGGAAGTAGCAAATGTTCCAGAGTCAGATAGCCACAATCATGGCCACGTTCCAGAAACTCCCAGCAGTCTTGCCGTCTCATCAGCGCCATCATGGCAGACCTCAGCACGCGAAACTGTTGCCTCGGCCGTGGCCATGCGGTCCCAAAACTTGCCAAACCATACCTTACTAGATGAACCGGCAGCCTATTGGAAACGATATCTCGTTGACATTCTTCCATCGCAAAACCAATGCGACATGTTCGTGGCATACTTCTTTGAGAACATCAACTGGACCTATCAGGCGATACATGCACCGTCATTCCGCGCTGAATATGCGGCCTTTTGGACCACCCCCGTCGATGACATTGATCTCATTTGGCTGTCTCTCCTGTATATGATCCTATGCCTAGGAGCGTTTTTCATACCCTCTCAGGTAGCCGAGGTTGGTGCCTTTGAAGCTGCAGACCTTACGTTACTGCATCGACGTTGGTACTCTGCCTCGCGACAAGCCCTTCACTACGGGGGTCATGACGCCCGTCCGACAGTAACCCAACTTCAGGTTTTCCTAATATCACAGACGTACTGGTATAGTACAAAAACTATAGAGAGCCTCAACTC ACATATGGCTCAGGCAGTTCGCAATGCGCAAGCACTCGGTCTCGATGAGCCATCGCCGCCGTCAATGAACCCCCTCCAAAGGGAAATGCGCCATCGCATATGGTGGGATATTGTGTCCTCCGACAC CTTTCAATCTGTCTGCCTTGGCCGTCCTCCCCTTTTACAAGCACACCTATCATCTGTTCCATTCCCTTCCAACTGCAGAGATGAAGACATAACAGCTTCCCACGTCCATGTCAGGCCATTGCAAGAGCCCACCGAAATGTCAATTCACCATGTCCGTGCCGTAATCTTCAAAATCCTCAACAAGCTATACATCAACAATGGTGCAAATCTATCATCCTACGAATTTGTCGCAGGTATCGACTCTGAAATATCCGCCGTCATGGACACATTACCATGGTATCTGCGCGAGGACCCAACCGTTGTAAGCCAACGACTATCCACACGGTTGGCCACCCTCGTCAATTGGATGCGTCACATCCTTCACAACTGCATCTGCGTCCAGAGAATCCGCATGTATCGACCGTTTCTCAATCCCCGTGTCGGGGATGCCTGGCAGAGATGTATGGAAGCCAGCGAGTCCGCGCTCTCTGTGTACAAGTGTGTCCGCAACCAAGACGTCACTCGTTTCAAACGCTCTCAAAAGATGTACATCCATGCCTATCAGACCTTCTCGGCGGCTGTATCTCTCTCCGTATTTTTACTCGTCGAGATGCCGCCAAACGTCCAATCCATCAAGGCCGATATTGAGATGGTGATTGAAGATTTGCACTTTCACAGCTCGAGTGCCGGCGATCTGCGCCGAATTCCCTTAATTTCCGACGGCTGGAATGTCATCCGTCGAATCTTGGCTCTTTACGATATCAGACGGAATCATATGCAGAAGCCACGCGACACTGGAGCATTGGGAAGTTCTAAGGAGCCAGATGATGCTCCTACAGCACTTGTCCCGGCCATATCGTCCGTTTTTGGTGGCGAATCATCAGCTTATCGGTACTTGGAAAGGTGCGCTATCGACTACATCGTCACCGGTTCTGCTGAAAATTCGGCTGGGAGAACTGGCTCGGCGACAAATCTTGGTACCAGTCTGGGGTTAGACGGGCTGGGTGACCTTGCGCCTTTGAGCCAGTGGGGAGATGCTTGGTGGCCTGATATAGACTTGATATTGGCCATTAATACTGATGTCATGTAG
- a CDS encoding uracil permease (similar to Arthroderma otae CBS 113480 XP_002849376.1): MSSLLRKLEVPHPENMPRPTALLNHDVKPIEKERRVWGWPAFIALWSTVAFNMSNFQLGSSMLALGLNWWQAFLTMLFGHLLGAVLIVFVSVPGLYYRISFPVATRIAWGYCGSIFVVLNRIVLSIVWCGVQSWQGGLMAYVCLRAIWPSIDNIKNTIPSSTGMTLPQFIGFIVFFIIQFPFLFLSPRPLKYLVYVGSVGGFLAQLVLCIWACATMGSGGFGSVLQPNKAALPGSQLGWMCVYSITATMSSITSGTVSVCDYARFAKQPSSGIWSQLLGFFPGWLSNVFGTLTIAATQRRYGSELWSVASLLIAVQDANPDSKTRTAVVFAALPFALSQISLNIIGNTFSGGTDMASLVPKYINIRRGQIATALLGLVINPWYLLSGAVIFISVMSAYTVFLQPFLGIIVAHYFIVQKCRIKVSDLYCFGSRSIYWYTAGVNWRSIVAWTCGAAPHIPGFLTTVRPSIQVPLGASHLYYLSSFTGFLIPFALTIILHLVFPVASQTAYTSSGTMDQSIQELEDYIDRLDVDFGLIQGVASPAAEKLEDAFDGEK, from the exons ATGTCGTCGCTCCTCAGGAAGCTCGAGGTCCCGCACCCTGAGAATATGCCGCGGCCAACAGCTCTACTGAACCATGATGTCAAGCCTATTgagaaggaaaggagagTCTGGG GCTGGCCTGCTTTCATCGCTCTGTGGTCGACCGTCGctttcaacatgtccaactttCAGCTT GGTTCCAGCATGCTTGCACTGggtctcaactggtggcAAGCCTTCTTGACCATGCTATTTGGCCACCTTTTAGGCGCAGtgctcatcgtcttcgtcagCGTGCCAGGCCTTTACTACCGCATTTCATTCCCCGTTGCCACAAGAATCGCCTGGGGATACTGCGGCTCAATTTTCGTCGTTCTCAACCGCATCGTTCTATCAATAGTATGGTGCGGCGTGCAATCGTGGCAGGGCGGCTTAATGGCCTACGTTTGCCTTCGAGCCATATGGCCCAgcatcgacaacatcaaaaataccatcccatccagcaCAGGCATGACTCTGCCGCAGTTTATCGGGTTTATagtcttcttcatcattcaGTTCCCCTTTCTATTCCTCTCACCTCGACCGTTAAAATATCTCGTCTACGTCGGAAGCGTTGGGGGCTTTTTGGCGCAGCTGGTTCTGTGCATCTGGGCCTGCGCTACCATGGGCTCTGGCGGGTTTGGAAGCGTCTTGCAGCCAAACAAGGCAGCACTCCCTGGCTCTCAGCTAGGATGGATGTGTGTGTACTCCATTACCGCAACAATGTCGAGTATCACAAGCGGTACGGTCAGCGTTTGCGATTATGCCCGGTTCGCCAAGCAGCCGTCCTCGGGTATCTGGtcccagcttcttggcttcttcccTGGTTGGCTGTCCAACGTTTTCGGCACCCTAACCATCGCAGCGACGCAAAGACGTTATGGTTCAGAGCTGTGGAGCGTTGCCTCACTGCTCATCGCTGTTCAGGATGCTAACCCCGACTCCAAGACTCGGACTGCCGTTGTCTTTGCCGCGCTTCCTTTTGCGCTGTCGCAAATCTCTCTCAACATCATTGGAAATACCTTTTCTGGTGGAACTGATATGGCTTCTCTGGTACCCAAGTACATCAACATCCGCCGTGGTCAAATTGCTACTGCGCTCCTAGGTCTAGTTATCAACCCGTGGTACCTCTTGAGCGGCGCCGTCATTTTCATCTCCGTCATGTCGGCATACACTGTCTTCCTCCAGCCGTTCTTGGGGATTATAGTTGCCCATTACTTTATCGTACAGAAATGTCGAATCAAAGTATCAGATCTGTACTGCTTTGGATCTCGTTCCATCTACTGGTACACTGCTGGTGTGAATTGGCGCTCAATCGTTGCC TGGACTTGCGGCGCCGCGCCTCACATCCCCGGCTTCCTTACAACAGTGCGGCCGTCGATTCAAGTCCCATTGGGAGCTTCGCACTTGTATTATCTTTCGTCTTTTACTGGATTTCTGATCC CTTTTGCTCTGACTATTATTTTGCACCTGGTGTTCCCTGTGGCGTCACAAACGGCATACACGTCGTCGGGTACCATGGACCAGTCTATACAAGAGCTTGAAGACTATATTGATCGACTTGATGTAGATTTTGGACTCATTCAAGGCGTGGcatctccagcagcagaaaagCTTGAGGATGCTTTTGACGGAGAGAAATAG